From a region of the Triticum aestivum cultivar Chinese Spring chromosome 7D, IWGSC CS RefSeq v2.1, whole genome shotgun sequence genome:
- the LOC123165124 gene encoding 60S ribosomal protein L10a: MSKLQSDAVKDAITQIVGEAREKKRKFTETVELQIGLKNYDPQKDKRFSGSVKLPHIPRPKMRVCMLGDAQHVDQAEKMGLDYMDVESLKKMNKNKKLVKKLAKKYHAFLASEAIIKQIPRLLGPGLNKAGKFPTLVSHQESLEAKVNETKATVKFQLKKVLCMGVAVGNLSMDEKQIQQNIQMSVNFLVSLLKKNWQNVRCLYVKSTMGKRVRVF, encoded by the exons ATGAG TAAGCTCCAAAGTGACGCTGTCAAGGATGCCATCACCCAGATTGTTGGGGAGGCCAGAGAAAAGAAGCGCAAGTTCACTGAGACTGTGGAGCTTCAGATCGGTCTCAAAAACTACGACCCACAAAAGGACAAACGCTTCAGCGGCTCAGTGAAGCTGCCCCATATCCCCCGCCCaaagatgagggtgtgcatgcttggTGATGCCCAGCATGTCGACCAG GCTGAGAAAATGGGACTTGACTACATGGATGTTGAAAGTctcaagaagatgaacaagaacaaGAAGCTTGTTAAGAAGCTAGCCAAGAAGTACCATGCTTTCTTGGCATCAGAGGCCATAATCAAGCAGATCCCTCGTCTCCTTGGCCCTGGTCTTAACAAGGCAG GCAAGTTTCCCACTCTGGTTAGTCACCAGGAATCTCTTGAAGCCAAGGTCAACGAGACAAAAGCTACAGTCAAGTTCCAGCTAAAGAAGGTTCTTTGCATGGGTGTTGCTGTGGGCAACTTGTCGATGGACGAGAAGCAGATCCAACAAAACATCCAAATGAGTGTTAACTTCCTTGTGTCCCTCCTGAAGAAGAATTGGCAGAAT GTGAGGTGCCTGTACGTGAAGAGCACCATGGGGAAGCGTGTACGGGTGTTCTAA